The sequence TTCTTTTCATGATCCTTTCCTCCTCAAAATAGGGTTTCAATTTTCCCTATTTTATCAGAACATTGGGGGTTTTGTAAAGATGATTTCGACGTTTTCGCAGCAGCACTCCGCCCAGGGCCAGCAGCCCCAGCGTCGCCGGCTCCGGAATGAGCGTGGCGCTGTATCCTGAAATGCTGGAGGTGCAGACCTGTGGTTTTTTTGCTTTGAACAC comes from Anaerohalosphaeraceae bacterium and encodes:
- a CDS encoding PEP-CTERM sorting domain-containing protein (PEP-CTERM proteins occur, often in large numbers, in the proteomes of bacteria that also encode an exosortase, a predicted intramembrane cysteine proteinase. The presence of a PEP-CTERM domain at a protein's C-terminus predicts cleavage within the sorting domain, followed by covalent anchoring to some some component of the (usually Gram-negative) cell surface. Many PEP-CTERM proteins exhibit an unusual sequence composition that includes large numbers of potential glycosylation sites. Expression of one such protein has been shown restore the ability of a bacterium to form floc, a type of biofilm.) → MFKAKKPQVCTSSISGYSATLIPEPATLGLLALGGVLLRKRRNHLYKTPNVLIK